The following coding sequences lie in one Drosophila sulfurigaster albostrigata strain 15112-1811.04 chromosome 2R, ASM2355843v2, whole genome shotgun sequence genomic window:
- the LOC133839675 gene encoding large ribosomal subunit protein mL40: MSLIGALSRLSLQSSALASRCLHTTTVLCAEPLKKKKKIDPQVIKQREDRKKKKIEKQIRRLEKNARQLKPVEELEVPLELIDDKAKRLRKLPQLNGAEQETRALLIKEWARFKHNEKVADFQIIDRLLQSQNKALDELRNESEELYQAAIEVDLQLLAVPLKGPVSTPPIKNYVSPDGDYNHQSMKWE; this comes from the exons atgtcGCTTATTGGTGCACTTTCCAG ACTAAGCTTACAAAGCAGCGCACTTGCCTCGAGGTGTTTGCACACAACAACAGTGCTATGCGCCGAGCCGctgaagaaaaagaagaaaattgaCCCTCAAGTCATTAAACAGCGAGAGGAccgtaaaaaaaagaagattgAGAAACAAATTCGCAGACTCGAGAAAAATGCCCGCCAACTGAAGCCAGTGGAAGAGCTGGAGGTGCCGCTGGAGCTTATCGATGACAAGGC aaAACGGCTACGAAAGCTGCCCCAACTTAACGGCGCGGAGCAGGAAACACGGGCGCTTCTAATCAAAGAGTGGGCACGCTTTAAGCACAATGAGAAAGTAGCTGACTTCCAAATCATTGACCGCTTGTTGCAGTCCCAGAACAAAGCACTGGACGAGCTGCGCAATGAGTCAGAGGAACTTTATCAGGCTGCCATCGAAGTGGACCTGCAACTGCTTGCGGTGCCACTAAAAGGACCCGTCTCAACTCCACCAATCAAAAATTATGTGAGCCCCGACGGCGATTACAATCATCAGTCCATGAAGTGGGAATAG
- the LOC133839674 gene encoding prefoldin subunit 3 encodes MTGIMDTIEMPKLPENQKTFAGIPEAIFLEEIDTFMTQPENENCEKVLQRLDEQHGKYRFMAYNLEARRRKLKSQIPDLERSLEMVNVLRKEDEERETQFLLSDQVFIKTLVPPTKTVYLWLGASVMLEYPLDEAEALLKQNITSAVGNLKSLEHDQDFLRDQITTTEVNMARVYNWGVKKRQAAAKSNATTATTPS; translated from the exons ATGACTGGCATCATGGACACAATAGAAATGCCCAAATTgcccgaaaatcaaaaaacttTCGCCGGCATACCAGAAGCAATATTTCTA GAAGAAATTGATACGTTTATGACACAACCTGAGAacgaaaattgtgaaaaagtCTTGCAGAGGTTGGATGAACAGCATGGCAAATATCGCTTTATGGCCTACAATTTGGAGGCGCGTCGCCGTAAGTTAAAATCTCAAATACCAGACTTAGAGCGTTCGCTGGAAATGGTGAATGTGCTGCGCAAAGAGGATGAAGAACGAGAAACACAGTTTCTGCTCAGTGATCAGGTGTTCATCAAGACCCTGGTGCCGCCCACAAAAACCGTCTATCTTTGGCTGGGTGCCAGTGTAATGCTGGAGTATCCCTTGGACGAGGCAGAGGCACTGTTAAAGCAAAACATTACATCTGCAGTGGGCAATCTGAAGTCCCTAGAGCATGATCAGGACTTCCTTAG AGATCAAATTACGACAACTGAAGTGAACATGGCTCGTGTCTACAATTGGGGCGTTAAAAAGCGACAGGCAGCGGCCAAAAGCAATGCCACCACTGCAACCACACCCTCCTAG
- the LOC133839672 gene encoding importin-9 isoform X1 produces MVTLLGLQHVLRSLQAGRTIFPFAPVVLNIPSVMSSGESGVGVVRGSGDSVKQAIIEELQNLLSSDTVVLQQAEKRNKQLQYTEGYGVYLAEIIMNQSHELPLRQIAIIMLTRYVENHWTDLDDPEKATGGVASEQAKRTIRNILPNGLYDPNSKIRSSVAHTISTIAATDYPHCWAELFDIIVKCLSGNEDSIHGAMQVLRDFIYDVAQIKELGPVVIPEVYRIFDSEQNYSIKTRVSAIRTLKQLFMSILTLITDKQEQSSMMNSILTNFMDKLLHYLSMNCGAGSSFLLRSEIIKVFTYLVNEMPKYINPFMERILPIVWQLLTQIAETYVKVSVNQTEPNPLASGTNEEDDEQTNFQTLIIQILEFINCIVTCSKLRGTIKNVLADLIYITIVYIQLSQEQLEDWEEDPEKFVDDEDDGGVELTVRMCGRDVLLAINDEFGVKAIQPLQEALGRHFSVAEAEKAANNPNWWKIHEACMDAVHGFRDIILEGDSKFDLLNYLTIVRNLLVHQESPHLVGHALWTLSTYSKTDLYNPQMLSEILDVTLCSLSPEKSHILRISAVRSLNGFLSANENAEGERRTLLVSKLPGFLDGIMALVPGCKATVLALLMEALTMMVKFDADFAYAAQPKITPLTIAAFLKYAEDPYVLENVQDLIKALSQQKQCLGPLQEKFIPTIVSILALQSEQCSEKQDIALDVLNTIVRNSEAPLPNALIETAFPAVVNCVMHTDDHTVMVAGGECLRSFINVSPEQIFSYKNGEGVNYVMQVATVLLNPMNTEMTAGGQIGRLVITIITKMGNMLGQTVDMLLKAVISKMQNLECLKVIMNLVLIFAHLFLTQMDAVLNFLSTVPGPNGEPALQFVLTNWLSRQNSFFGAYERKVTTMALCKLFEYGVATQDNRLTSITYKEMVQEPSGNRVCTRSVASNYQKWVTIPALVKIFKVLISEYQHFQESKIDAPLTDSEDEVSGEDDAPGTAAKPRYVSDLCFEIDEDEVEDEQILQDLLKESNYSSDIGDNLHKFLANFTQNEHFPTFFEHLDEGERLTLLNKVQHK; encoded by the exons ATGGTCACACTGCTCGGTCTCCAACATGTGCTGCGATCGCTGCAGGCCGGCCGCACAATCTTTCCTTTTGCGCCAGTAGTTCTTAATATTCCTTCTGTCATGTCCAGCGGAGAGAGTGGTGTTGGTGTCGTTCGCGGCAGCGGCGATTCGGTCAAGCAAGCCATCATCGAGGAGCTGCAAAATTTGCTCAGCTCTGACACGGTTGTGCTGCAACAGGCGGAAAAGCGAAACAAGCAGCTGCAATATACTGAAG GGTATGGCGTTTATTTGGCGGAAATCATTATGAATCAATCTCATGAGCTGCCGCTGCGTCAAATTGCTATCATTATGCTTACACGTTACGTGGAAAACCACTGGACAGATCTCGATGACCCCGAGAAGGCAACTGGCGGTGTAGCCAGTGAACAAGCAAAACGCACAATTCGCAACATACTACCCAATGGGCTCTACGATCCGAATTCGAAGATACGCTCCTCTGTGGCCCACACAATATCAACAATAGCTGCTACCGATTATCCCCACTGCTGGGCAGAACTTTTTGATATAATTGTAAAGTGTCTGAGCGGCAATGAAGATTCGATTCATGGAGCAATGCAAGTGTTACGCGATTTCATATACGATGTGGCACAAATCAAGGAACTGGGACCAGTTGTCATACCGGAGGTGTATCGCATATTCGACTCTGAGCAGAATTATTCAATCAAGACGCGCGTTTCAGCTATACGCACATTGAAACAGCTTTTTATGTCCATTTTAACCTTGATTACTGACAAACAGGAGCAGAGTTCCATGATGAATTCCATACTCACCAATTTCATGGATAAGTTGTTGCATTATCTAAGCATGAATTGCGGCGCTGGATCGAGTTTCCTGCTGCGCTCCGAGATTATCAAAG TGTTTACATATCTGGTGAACGAAATGCCCAAGTATATAAATCCGTTTATGGAACGCATTCTACCAATTGTCTGGCAGCTACTGACACAGATTGCCGAAACCTACGTCAAGGTGTCCGTTAATCAGACGGAACCGAATCCGCTGGCCAGCGGAACCAATGAAGAGGATGACGAGCAGACCAACTTTCAAACGTTGATCATACAAATTCTGGAATTCATCAACTGCATTGTGACCTGCAGCAAACTTCGTGGCACCATTAAGAATGTGCTCGCTGATTTGATCTACATCACCATTGTTTACATACAACTCAGTCAAGAGCAGCTCGAAGATTGGGAAGAAGATCCCGAGAAGTTTGTGGATGACGAAGACGACGGTGGCGTGGAACTAACTGTTCGCATGTGTGGCCGCGATGTATTGCTG GCCATTAACGATGAGTTCGGTGTGAAAGCAATTCAGCCGTTGCAGGAAGCGTTGGGGCGACACTTTAGtgtggcagaggcagagaaGGCGGCCAACAATCCCAACTGGTGGAAGATACACGAAGCGTGTATGGATGCTGTGCATGGCTTCCGCGATATTATACTCGAGGGCGATTCCAAGTTTGATTTACTCAACTATTTAACGATTGTGCGCAATTTGCTGGTGCATCAGGAATCGCCGCATCTCGTTGGTCATGCGCTGTGGACGCTCAGCACATACTCTAAAACTGACTTGTACAATCCGCAGATGTTGTCCGAGATTCTTGACGTTACGCTCTGCAGCTTGTCTCCAGAGAAATCGCATATACTGCGCATCAGCGCTGTACGATCTCTAAACGGTTTTCTCTCCGCCAACGAGAATGCTGAGGGAGAGCGACGCACATTGCTGGTATCGAAGCTTCCAGGATTTCTGGATGGCATAATGGCTCTCGTGCCAGGCTGCAAGGCCACTGTATTGGCCCTGTTAATGGAAGCTCTCACCATGATGGTGAAGTTTGATGCTGATTTTGCGTACGCGGCACAACCGAAGATCACGCCGCTTACCATTGCTGCATTCCTCAAGTATGCCGAGGATCCATATGTGCTGGAGAATGTTCAAGATTTGATTAAGGCGCTGAGTCAGCAGAAACAATGTCTTGGGCCACTACAGGAGAAGTTTATACCGACCATAGTAAGCATTCTAGCCCTGCAGAGCGAGCAATGCAGCGAGAAACAGGACATTGCTTTGGATGTGCTGAATACGATTGTTAGGAACTCCGAAGCGCCATTGCCCAATGCACTGATTGAGACGGCATTTCCTGCTGTGGTTAACTGCGTGATGCATACCGACGATCACACAGTTATGGTGGCTGGTGGCGAATGCTTGCGTAGCTTTATCAACGTTTCGCCAGAGCAAATCTTCAGTTACAAGAATGGGGAAGGCGTCAACTATGTGATGCAAGTGGCCACAGTTCTTTTGAATCCCATGAATACCGAAATGACTGCCGGTGGACAGATTGGACGTCTTGTTATTACCATCATTACCAAAATGGGTAATATGCTGGGCCAAACGGTTGACATGTTACTGAAGGCCGTCATTAGCAAGATGCAGAACCTCGAGTGCCTAAAGGTTATTATGAATTTGGTGCTGATATTCGCTCATCTCTTCTTAACCCAAATGGACGCGGTGCTAAACTTTCTTTCCACTGTGCCTGGACCCAATGGTGAGCCTGCTCTGCAGTTTGTGCTCACCAATTGGTTGTCACGCCAAAACTCCTTCTTTGGTGCCTACGAACGCAAG GTCACCACGATGGCACTTTGCAAACTGTTCGAGTATGGCGTGGCTACCCAGGACAATCGCTTGACCTCCATAACCTACAAGGAGATGGTGCAGGAACCAAGTGGCAATCGTGTGTGTACTCGCTCAGTTGCATCCAACTATCAGAAATGGGTTACCATTCCAGCCTTGGTAAAGATCTTTAAGGTGCTGATATCCGAGTATCAGCACTTCCAAGAGAGTAAGATTGATGCCCCGCTTACGGACTCAGAGGATGAAGTCAGTGGGGAGGATGATGCTCCTGGTACTGCGGCCAAGCCGCGCTATGTATCAGATCTTTGCTTTGAAATCGACGAAGACGAAGTAGAGGACGAACAAATACTACAGGACCTGCTCAAGGAATCAAACTACTCCAGCGATATTGGCGATAATCTACACAAGTTTTTAGCGAACTTCACCCAAAACGAACATTTTCCCACGTTCTTTGAACATCTCGACGAGGGCGAACGTCTCACTCTGCTGAACAAAGTGcagcacaaataa
- the LOC133839672 gene encoding importin-9 isoform X2, producing the protein MNQSHELPLRQIAIIMLTRYVENHWTDLDDPEKATGGVASEQAKRTIRNILPNGLYDPNSKIRSSVAHTISTIAATDYPHCWAELFDIIVKCLSGNEDSIHGAMQVLRDFIYDVAQIKELGPVVIPEVYRIFDSEQNYSIKTRVSAIRTLKQLFMSILTLITDKQEQSSMMNSILTNFMDKLLHYLSMNCGAGSSFLLRSEIIKVFTYLVNEMPKYINPFMERILPIVWQLLTQIAETYVKVSVNQTEPNPLASGTNEEDDEQTNFQTLIIQILEFINCIVTCSKLRGTIKNVLADLIYITIVYIQLSQEQLEDWEEDPEKFVDDEDDGGVELTVRMCGRDVLLAINDEFGVKAIQPLQEALGRHFSVAEAEKAANNPNWWKIHEACMDAVHGFRDIILEGDSKFDLLNYLTIVRNLLVHQESPHLVGHALWTLSTYSKTDLYNPQMLSEILDVTLCSLSPEKSHILRISAVRSLNGFLSANENAEGERRTLLVSKLPGFLDGIMALVPGCKATVLALLMEALTMMVKFDADFAYAAQPKITPLTIAAFLKYAEDPYVLENVQDLIKALSQQKQCLGPLQEKFIPTIVSILALQSEQCSEKQDIALDVLNTIVRNSEAPLPNALIETAFPAVVNCVMHTDDHTVMVAGGECLRSFINVSPEQIFSYKNGEGVNYVMQVATVLLNPMNTEMTAGGQIGRLVITIITKMGNMLGQTVDMLLKAVISKMQNLECLKVIMNLVLIFAHLFLTQMDAVLNFLSTVPGPNGEPALQFVLTNWLSRQNSFFGAYERKVTTMALCKLFEYGVATQDNRLTSITYKEMVQEPSGNRVCTRSVASNYQKWVTIPALVKIFKVLISEYQHFQESKIDAPLTDSEDEVSGEDDAPGTAAKPRYVSDLCFEIDEDEVEDEQILQDLLKESNYSSDIGDNLHKFLANFTQNEHFPTFFEHLDEGERLTLLNKVQHK; encoded by the exons ATGAATCAATCTCATGAGCTGCCGCTGCGTCAAATTGCTATCATTATGCTTACACGTTACGTGGAAAACCACTGGACAGATCTCGATGACCCCGAGAAGGCAACTGGCGGTGTAGCCAGTGAACAAGCAAAACGCACAATTCGCAACATACTACCCAATGGGCTCTACGATCCGAATTCGAAGATACGCTCCTCTGTGGCCCACACAATATCAACAATAGCTGCTACCGATTATCCCCACTGCTGGGCAGAACTTTTTGATATAATTGTAAAGTGTCTGAGCGGCAATGAAGATTCGATTCATGGAGCAATGCAAGTGTTACGCGATTTCATATACGATGTGGCACAAATCAAGGAACTGGGACCAGTTGTCATACCGGAGGTGTATCGCATATTCGACTCTGAGCAGAATTATTCAATCAAGACGCGCGTTTCAGCTATACGCACATTGAAACAGCTTTTTATGTCCATTTTAACCTTGATTACTGACAAACAGGAGCAGAGTTCCATGATGAATTCCATACTCACCAATTTCATGGATAAGTTGTTGCATTATCTAAGCATGAATTGCGGCGCTGGATCGAGTTTCCTGCTGCGCTCCGAGATTATCAAAG TGTTTACATATCTGGTGAACGAAATGCCCAAGTATATAAATCCGTTTATGGAACGCATTCTACCAATTGTCTGGCAGCTACTGACACAGATTGCCGAAACCTACGTCAAGGTGTCCGTTAATCAGACGGAACCGAATCCGCTGGCCAGCGGAACCAATGAAGAGGATGACGAGCAGACCAACTTTCAAACGTTGATCATACAAATTCTGGAATTCATCAACTGCATTGTGACCTGCAGCAAACTTCGTGGCACCATTAAGAATGTGCTCGCTGATTTGATCTACATCACCATTGTTTACATACAACTCAGTCAAGAGCAGCTCGAAGATTGGGAAGAAGATCCCGAGAAGTTTGTGGATGACGAAGACGACGGTGGCGTGGAACTAACTGTTCGCATGTGTGGCCGCGATGTATTGCTG GCCATTAACGATGAGTTCGGTGTGAAAGCAATTCAGCCGTTGCAGGAAGCGTTGGGGCGACACTTTAGtgtggcagaggcagagaaGGCGGCCAACAATCCCAACTGGTGGAAGATACACGAAGCGTGTATGGATGCTGTGCATGGCTTCCGCGATATTATACTCGAGGGCGATTCCAAGTTTGATTTACTCAACTATTTAACGATTGTGCGCAATTTGCTGGTGCATCAGGAATCGCCGCATCTCGTTGGTCATGCGCTGTGGACGCTCAGCACATACTCTAAAACTGACTTGTACAATCCGCAGATGTTGTCCGAGATTCTTGACGTTACGCTCTGCAGCTTGTCTCCAGAGAAATCGCATATACTGCGCATCAGCGCTGTACGATCTCTAAACGGTTTTCTCTCCGCCAACGAGAATGCTGAGGGAGAGCGACGCACATTGCTGGTATCGAAGCTTCCAGGATTTCTGGATGGCATAATGGCTCTCGTGCCAGGCTGCAAGGCCACTGTATTGGCCCTGTTAATGGAAGCTCTCACCATGATGGTGAAGTTTGATGCTGATTTTGCGTACGCGGCACAACCGAAGATCACGCCGCTTACCATTGCTGCATTCCTCAAGTATGCCGAGGATCCATATGTGCTGGAGAATGTTCAAGATTTGATTAAGGCGCTGAGTCAGCAGAAACAATGTCTTGGGCCACTACAGGAGAAGTTTATACCGACCATAGTAAGCATTCTAGCCCTGCAGAGCGAGCAATGCAGCGAGAAACAGGACATTGCTTTGGATGTGCTGAATACGATTGTTAGGAACTCCGAAGCGCCATTGCCCAATGCACTGATTGAGACGGCATTTCCTGCTGTGGTTAACTGCGTGATGCATACCGACGATCACACAGTTATGGTGGCTGGTGGCGAATGCTTGCGTAGCTTTATCAACGTTTCGCCAGAGCAAATCTTCAGTTACAAGAATGGGGAAGGCGTCAACTATGTGATGCAAGTGGCCACAGTTCTTTTGAATCCCATGAATACCGAAATGACTGCCGGTGGACAGATTGGACGTCTTGTTATTACCATCATTACCAAAATGGGTAATATGCTGGGCCAAACGGTTGACATGTTACTGAAGGCCGTCATTAGCAAGATGCAGAACCTCGAGTGCCTAAAGGTTATTATGAATTTGGTGCTGATATTCGCTCATCTCTTCTTAACCCAAATGGACGCGGTGCTAAACTTTCTTTCCACTGTGCCTGGACCCAATGGTGAGCCTGCTCTGCAGTTTGTGCTCACCAATTGGTTGTCACGCCAAAACTCCTTCTTTGGTGCCTACGAACGCAAG GTCACCACGATGGCACTTTGCAAACTGTTCGAGTATGGCGTGGCTACCCAGGACAATCGCTTGACCTCCATAACCTACAAGGAGATGGTGCAGGAACCAAGTGGCAATCGTGTGTGTACTCGCTCAGTTGCATCCAACTATCAGAAATGGGTTACCATTCCAGCCTTGGTAAAGATCTTTAAGGTGCTGATATCCGAGTATCAGCACTTCCAAGAGAGTAAGATTGATGCCCCGCTTACGGACTCAGAGGATGAAGTCAGTGGGGAGGATGATGCTCCTGGTACTGCGGCCAAGCCGCGCTATGTATCAGATCTTTGCTTTGAAATCGACGAAGACGAAGTAGAGGACGAACAAATACTACAGGACCTGCTCAAGGAATCAAACTACTCCAGCGATATTGGCGATAATCTACACAAGTTTTTAGCGAACTTCACCCAAAACGAACATTTTCCCACGTTCTTTGAACATCTCGACGAGGGCGAACGTCTCACTCTGCTGAACAAAGTGcagcacaaataa
- the LOC133839678 gene encoding sodium-coupled monocarboxylate transporter 1, whose amino-acid sequence MNNISQVLSELQRFSWPDYVAFVAMFLLCIFIGIYFGFMNKSVSENDYMLGGRKMPIVPIAFSLVASFISGITLLGLPTEVYSYGTQYLYVGFGVIGMGIVMAIFYLPVFHDLNITSTYEYLELRFDRRLRMFGSVMFAIMNVAYLPIVIYVPALAFNQVTGVGVHTITPIVCIICVFYTSMGGLKAVVWTDVVQAVSMLGALALVAVKGSMDIGGANVVVERAWHSNRLEAPDLSIDPTVRHTFWCLFVGGIVYWTQTNAVSQNMIQRYLSLPTLADARKALCIFCAGVLILMALCGYNGLLIYATYQNCDPLTTKLAKARDQLLPLFVMDTLGELPGMTGLFIAGVFSAALSSLSTCLNSMSAVVLEDFVKPYVKVQLSNSATTWIMRSVVVGVGVLCVALVYVVEHMGTVLQLTMSLESITNGPLFGIFTLGILVPWINGNSAMLGGCVGVVVMSWVSLNAQWAIASGAISYQTKPLTVDHCDYTFDAAALVSSAANTTHHITQAASDVFPLYRISYMWYTTLGASVTIIVALMSTLVFGTNDPNAIDSSLITPCIRKFFRCNPQKTMDTCNAGIYLQKTLKSDEVAL is encoded by the exons ATGAACAATATATCCCAGGTTCTCAGCGAGCTGCAACGATTCTCGTGGCCCGATTATGTTGCGTTTGTGGCCATGTTTCTGCTCTGTATCTTTATTGGCATATACTTTGGTTTCATGAACAAATCCGTATCCGAGAATGATTATATGCTAGGCGGTCGTAAAATGCCAATCGTTCCCATCGCCTTCTCCTTGGTGGCCAGCTTCATATCTGGCATTACACTACTGGGATTGCCAACAGAAGTGTACTCGTATGGGACTCAGTATCTTTATGTGGGTTTCGGTGTCATCGGCATGGGTATCGTGATGGCAATCTTCTACTTACCAGTCTTCCACGATCTGAACATTACGTCCACTTATGAg TACTTGGAGCTCCGCTTTGATCGTCGCCTGCGTATGTTTGGATCCGTAATGTTTGCCATTATGAAT GTTGCCTACCTGCCAATTGTGATATATGTTCCGGCTCTGGCTTTCAATCAGGTAACTGGAGTGGGAGTCCACACCATAACCCCCATTGTGTGCATAATTTGTGTGTTCTACACCAGCATGGGCGGACTTAAGGCTGTAGTCTGGACGGATGTTGTTCAGGCGGTGTCCATGCTGGGAGCCCTTGCATTAGTTGCTGTCAAAGGCAGCATGGACATTGGAGGTGCCAATGTTGTGGTGGAACGTGCTTGGCACTCAAACAGACTCGAGGCTCCCGA CCTGAGCATAGATCCCACTGTGCGTCATACCTTCTGGTGTTTGTTCGTCGGTGGAATTGTATACTGGACACAAACAAATGCCGTCTCCCAAAACATGATTCAGCGCTACCTTTCACTGCCCACACTCGCCGACGCCCGCAAGGCTTTGTGCATCTTTTGTGCTGGAGTTCTGATCTTGATGGCTTTGTGTGGCTACAACGGACTGCTCATCTATGCTACCTATCAAAACTGTGATCCACTAACTACCAAg TTGGCCAAAGCTCGGGATCAACTGCTGCCGCTCTTTGTGATGGATACGCTGGGTGAATTGCCTGGCATGACGGGACTATTCATAGCTGGTGTCTTCAGTGCCGCCTTGAGCTCCCTCTCCACCTGCCTTAACTCAATGTCTGCCGTCGTTTTGGAAGACTTTGTCAAACCTTATGTGAAGGTGCAACTCTCCAATAGTGCCACCACTTGGATCATGCGCTCCGTCgttgtgggtgtgggtgtgctTTGTGTGGCTTTAGTCTATGTGGTGGAGCACATGGGCACGGTGCTCCAGCTGACAATGAGCTTAGAATCCATAACGAATGGTCCGCTTTTTGGCATCTTTACGCTAGGCATTCTTGTGCCATGGATCAACGGCAAC AGCGCCATGTTGGGCGGCTGCGTTGGCGTTGTGGTTATGTCCTGGGTAAGTCTAAATGCGCAATGGGCCATTGCCTCGGGTGCCATCAGCTACCAGACAAAGCCTTTAACTGTAGACCACTGCGATTATACTTTCGATGCAGCCGCTCTAGTTTCCAGTGCTGCCAATACCACACATCATATAACACAAGCAGCCAG TGATGTATTTCCCTTGTATCGCATATCCTATATGTGGTACACCACCTTGGGTGCCTCGGTTACCATTATCGTTGCCCTCATGAGCACACTTGTCTTTGGTACCAACGATCCCAACGCCATAGATTCATCGCTGATCACACCCTGCATACGAAAGTTCTTTAGGTGTAATCCACAAAAAACAATG GATACTTGCAATGCTGGAATTTATCTTCAAAAAACGCTAAAAAGCGATGAGGTGGCTCTATAA
- the LOC133839676 gene encoding peptidyl-prolyl cis-trans isomerase-like 1 produces MLTNAPASSVPDKAWQPHFVTLETTMGEITVELYWKHAPNTCYNFAELSRRGYYNNVIFHRIIRDFMIQGGDPTGTGRGGASVYGSEFADELHSDLKHTGAGILSMANSGPDSNGSQFFITLAPTQWLDNKHTIFGRVYTGMEVVKRIGMVETDKNDRPVDPLRIIKAKVEKL; encoded by the exons atgttgACAAATGCTCCAGCAAGTAGTGTGCCAGACAAGGCGTGGCAACCTCATTTTGTGACGCTGGAAACGAC CATGGGCGAAATAACAGTGGAGTTGTATTGGAAACACGCGCCAAATACA TGTTACAACTTTGCAGAACTATCCAGAAGGGGCTACTATAACAACGTGATCTTCCATCGCATCATTCGTGATTTCATGATACAAGGTGGAGATCCAACGGGAACTGGACGCGGCGGAGCCTCAGTTTATGGCTCCGAGTTTGCAGATGAGCTGCATAGCGATTTAAAGCATACGGGCGCTGGTATACTCTCCATGGCTAACTCTGGCCCCGATTCAAATGGCTCCCAGTTCTTTATTACGCTAGCGCCCACGCAGTGGTTGGACAATAAACACACAATCTTTGGCCGGGTTTACACTGGCATGGAGGTGGTGAAACGCATTGGAATGGTGGAAACGGACAAGAACGATCGGCCAGTTGATCCGCTGCGCATCATCAAAGCCAAGGTTGAGAAACTGTAA
- the LOC133839673 gene encoding uncharacterized protein LOC133839673 — translation MAWAPSTDFENDLVDMQPDRNFIHGQLAYDAANRAQCREFTPRPKSTYEYLEKREKRNQELEKQYGSRTKDISDSLAMMQRIQEIAGTKKLGEHATMADWEDRSTAEHEVIAMMRHYGYQSSADGSMGKLSEDDDRLPKDKILIIRNGRESFPLILDPNYFGPCRRRNSTKPNDVINTSSSGSTIYTDANSSIETESNATYRSATSRLDDTNSSQDDDIEIPYKLLESSDEELEQAKEQVPKPNTNNRTKRRPRSSQKERKRAQQSI, via the coding sequence ATGGCTTGGGCTCCATCCACAGACTTCGAGAATGATTTGGTCGATATGCAGCCAGATCGCAATTTCATCCATGGCCAGTTGGCATACGATGCGGCAAATCGCGCTCAATGTCGCGAGTTTACTCCGCGTCCCAAATCAACTTACGAATATCTGGAGAAGCGAGAGAAACGCAACCAAGAGCTCGAAAAACAGTATGGCTCCAGGACCAAAGATATCAGCGATAGTTTGGCGATGATGCAGCGTATACAGGAGATTGCAGGCACCAAGAAATTGGGCGAGCATGCGACCATGGCGGATTGGGAGGATCGAAGTACCGCCGAACATGAGGTGATTGCTATGATGCGACACTATGGATATCAGTCCAGTGCCGATGGTTCGATGGGGAAACTTAGCGAAGATGATGATCGATTGCCCAAAGACAAGATTCTCATCATACGCAATGGACGGGAAAGTTTCCCATTGATTCTGGATCCAAATTACTTTGGACCGTGTCGAAGACGCAACTCTACAAAGCCAAATGATGTAATCAATACATCCAGCAGTGGATCCACCATCTATACAGATGCCAATTCATCAATAGAAACGGAGAGCAATGCTACATATAGATCGGCCACATCGCGTTTGGATGACACCAACAGCAGTCAGGATGATGACATTGAAATACCATATAAGTTGCTAGAATCTTCGGATGAGGAACTGGAGCAGGCAAAGGAGCAAGTGCCGAAACCGAATACCAACAATCGGACAAAACGTCGTCCTCGTTCAtcacagaaagaaagaaaacgtGCAcaacaatcaatttaa